The genomic segment CACTTGCCCGCAGCGAGGCCAGCGTGTCGTTGAGGGCACGGAAACTGGGCACCCCCACCAGCCGCACGCTGAAGGTGCGTCCGGCGGCCTTGCCGCTGCCGCTGAGCCATCCCAGCAGGGCAGCGGGAAGGGCGGGCACCGCCGTCTTCGCGACGTTCTGGAGGGCCGCCTTGCCCGCCACCGCGTCGGTGGGCGCCGTGCCCGTCCCCGTGAAGGCGTCGCTGAAGATGATCTGCCCGGTGGCGAGGTCCACGATCTTCAGTTCGAGGCGGGACGTGTAAGCCCGCTGCGAGAGCACCGTGCCGTACTCCTCCGCGAAAGCTTCCCCGGTGATCAGCAGGTCGGCCCCAAAGCGGGTGGCGAGGTCCCCCAGCGCCTGACTGCTCAGGCTGCCGCCGCGCAGCACGTCGCGTAGGGCGTTCTGCTCGGTCTGCTTGAGGTCGACCACCCGGTACCCGGCAGCGATCAGTGCCCGCTGCACCTCGGTCTCGGCGGCGGGGTCGGGGACGACCCGGCGCAAGATCACCTCGGGAATCGCCACGATGATGCGCGGGTCGCCCTTTTGCGCGAGGAACGCCTTGAGTTCCTGCTCGAGGCTGGGGCGGGCCACAGCCACCCGGACCGTCACGGTGTACAGGCTGCCCTGCGGCCCCTCGGCCAGCACCTGCGTGACCCGGCCGAAGCCGTCCGAGCGCTTCATCAGGCGCTGCTGGAACTGCTCGAACTCGTCGGTGCTGCGCAGGGTGCTCGACGTGCTGATATAGGCGCCGAGCACCTGCTCAATGGCCGCCCGCACCGCGTCGTTGATGGCCGCCTGCCGGGCCGCCGCGACATTCCCGGTAAAGGGAGCTTGCCCCTGCACCTGCACCGACTGCTCGGCCTGGGTCGCCGCAAACGCCACCGCTCCCCCTGGGAGGGGCGACCCCACCGGCAGGACCAGTGCGAATGTCAGGAGGAGGGGGCGCCACGAGCCTCGCTGTGGGCTTCTTAATCTCACATCAGCAGTCTCTCAGACATCGCTTAGCCCCAGGCCACAAATAAGGACCCCCCTGTTGGGGGGTGTGAGCTAGACCTTACCCAAAACTACAACCCTCCCCGCGGATTCACGTCCACCCGCACCCGCGCCCGCCAGGGGCGGTCCAGCGTGGCGAGCAACTCCGAGAGGCGGGTGTCGTTCCGTGCCCGCAGCAGCAGGTGGTAGGGGTAGACGCCGCGCAACCGGGCGACCGGGCTGGGGGCCGGACCCAGGACCTCCCCCTCGGTGGCCCCGGCCCCGTGCAGGGCGTCGAAGACCTCGGCAGCGACCTCCTTGGCGCGGCGGGCCTCGCGGGCGGCGACCTCCACCTGGGCGAGGCGGGCGTGGGGCGGGTAGCCCAGGGCCTTGCGGGCACGCTCCTCGGCGGCGGGGTAGGCCAGGGCGTCCTTGCCGTCCACCATCACCCGCAGGGCGGGGTGCTGGGCCTGGAAGGTCTGCACCACCAGCAGCGGCGGGCGCGTGACGTGCCACTCGCCGAGTTGCCGCAGCAGGCGGTGGTAGCGCTCGGAGGCGCGGAAGTCCGAGACGTTCAGCCAGGTGTCCGCCAGCGTCACCCCGATCAGGGCGAGATTCGGCGGGGCCTCGCCCGAGAGCAGGAGCTGGGTGCCCACGACCACGCCGCCCTCCCCCGCGTGCAGAGGCGAGAGGTCGTCCTGACGGTCGCGGTCGCAGCGGTAGACGGGCAGGCCGGGCACCAGCCGGGCGACCTCGGCGGCGATCCACTCGGTGCCGGGGCCACGGGCCTTCCACATCTGCTCGCCGCATTCGTCGCAGCGGTCGGGGACAGGCTCGTGGTAACCGCACTGGTGGCAGGTGAGCTGCCGGGTGCCCTGGTGAAAGCGCAGCGGCACGTCGCAGTTGCGGCACCCCGGCGTGTGGTCGCAGGAGGGGCAGCGCAGCAGGGCCGAGTAGCCCCGCCGGGGCGCCAGCAGCGCCGCCTGCCGTCCCCGCTCCTGCACCTGCCGCAGGAGGCGCACGAGGTCGTGGCTGAGGGGGTAGCCCAGGTCGCCGGGCGTCAGGTGAACGGACGACAGCGGCCCCAGCTCGGGCTGTTCGGGCGGGTTGGCGTAGTCCACCACATGCAGCCGCAGTCGGGGCGGGGGCAGCACGGCGCCGGGGAGGGGCACGCTCTCGGCGGCGGGGGCCACGCCGACCAGCGCGAGGGCCGCGTCGTGACAGGTCGCCACCCGCGCGGCCACGTCGGGGACGAAGGCCCGCGAGCCGGACTGGAGCTTGTAGGCGTCGCTGCCCTCCTCCAGCACCACGATCAGGGCAGGGTCCTCCAGGGGGGTGACAAGGGCGAGGTAACTCCCGACCACCAGCCGGGCCGCCCCCGTGCGGATCAGGTGCCAGGTGTGCTCGCGTTCCTCCGGGGTCAGCGCCCCGCTGACCTGCACCGCCCGCGTGCCCGCCGCCGCCGCCAGCCCGGACAGGCCCTCCCAGGCGCGGCGCAGGGTGGCGTGGTCGGGCGCGAGGACGAGGACCCCGCGCCCCTGCTCCAGCAACCGAGCAATGCGGGGCGCCAGCGTGCGGAAGCGCGAGGCCGGACGCCCGCCGTGCAGCCGCCACGCGGCGGACTCGGGGAGGCGGTCGGGGTCAGCGGGGCTGGGGGCCGGAACGGGAGGGGCCAGCGTGGGAGGCGGCGCGACCTCCTGCACCGTGTCGGCCCAGCCGCGCAGGGCCAGGGTGCCCGCCGCCGTGGGAGTCAGCCCCACCCCGTCCGCCGAGGCGAGGGAGGCCCACGCACTCAGCGAGTCCACCGGGCCGTGGTCGTGGAGCCAGGTCCAGGCGGGGGGTGGTGGAGCCTGTTCGGCCGCGTAGAACGCCCCGCCCGCGTTCAGCACGCCGTTCACCACCCCGCCGCTCACGCCCGCGCCCCTGGCCCACGCCGCCAGGGTGGGCTGAGGGCCATGCCCGGCCAGCCACGCCCACGCCTCCCGGCCTTTCGGGGTCAGGGTGGGGGGCGGCTCGGCCGAGGCCCGCAGCACGGTCACCGTGCGGGCGGCAGGCGGCACCTCTCCCAGCGGCCGTGCCCGCACCACCCCGCGCAACCGGGGCCGGGGGCGGAAGGCTTCTTCCAGCAGGCCCTGCTCGCGGATGGCGTCCAGCAAGGGAGGCGAGTAGTCGGCGGCATCGGTCCAGGCGGTGCCCGGCACGTGCGACCCGAAGGCCCCCAGGTCCGCGTCGGGCACCGCCCGGACCCGGTGGTCCAGCCGAACCTCCCACCCCACCCCGAGGAGGTCACTCCAGACCAGCCCGGCGGGCAGCCGCGCCTCCCGCGCCCAGGCGGTCACCGCCTCCACGGTGGCGGGGGGGACCCAGGGGCCGTCCTCGTCGTCCAGCAGATGCACGGCCTCGCGCAGGCGGGAGCTTCCGGCTCCGCCCTCGCCCGCCCCCACCACCAGCCCCACCGACAGCCCGCCGCGCCAGGGCACCAGTACCCTGCAGCCCACCGGCACCGCGCCCCCGAAGCCGTGTGGGGCGGCGAAATCCAGCGCCGGAACGGGCAACGGAAGCGCCACCCGCCAGGGCACCGGGGGGAGGGTGGGGGCGGGCAGCATCACGGGGCCGACCCTACCGCACGGGGCCAGGTGGGGGAGGTGGGGCGGGTCGCAGACAACTCCAGACCGGGCCGACCTGCGCCGCGTTACGCTGCCCTCCATGCCCACCCCCGCCCGCTCCGGCCTCCTCCTCGCCCTGCTTGCCGCGCTGAGTTTCGCTACGCTGGGCATCTGGGGCAAGCTCGCGGGGGAGGTGGAGCTGGGGACGTTTGAAGTGCTCGCGTGGCGCTTCGGGCTGGTCGCCGCCGTGCTGCTGCCGTTCGCGGGCCGGGGAATGACCTTGCGGGAGCGGGGGCCGTTGCTGGGGGCCGGGGTGGTCTACGTGCTGGCGACCTTCTGCTATTTCGGGGCGCTGGGGCGCATCACGGCGGGGGCGACGGGGCTGCTGCTGTACCTCGCGCCCGCCTTCGTGATCCTGTTCGGATGGCTGGCGGGGCGGCGACCGGACGCGGCGCGGTTGGGGGCGGTGGCGCTGGCCGCCCTGGGATTGGGTCTCGTCGTGGGGCTGCCGGGGGCAGGCGACCGGGACCCGCTGGGGCTGGCGCTGGGGGCCGGGGCGGGGGCGCTGTACGCGGCCTATCTGCTCGCCTCCGAACACTGGCTGCGGGGGGTCACGCCGCTGGCCGCGACCGGACACCTCGCGCTGGTGGGGGCGGTCGCCTTCGGGGGGCTGGCCGGGGCGCGGGGCGAACTGGGGGTGCCGGACACCGCTGCGCAGTGGGGCGTGGTGTTGGGCATGGCCGTGCTGCCCACCCTGATCGCGGTGCCCGCCCTGTACGGGGCCGTCGCCCGGCTGGGGGCGGCGCGGGCCAGCCTGCTGGGGACGTTGGAGCCGCTGTTCACGGTGGGACTGGCCTTCCTGGTGCTGGGGGAACCCCTGCGGCCCGCCATGCTGCTGGGCGGGGCGCTGATCCTGGCGGGGGCGGCGCTGGCGCAAAAGCCCGAGCCGATCACCGCTTCCGCGCCCTCCCCGGCCCCGTCTCCCCTATCCTGACGGCCTAGACAAAGGAGGCAGGATGCGCTTGATGGGACGGGTAGGCCGGGGCCTGCTCTGGGTGGTGTTGGTCGTGCTGCTGCTCGCGCTGGCGGCGGTGCTGTGGCTGCGGGGCACGTCGCGGCCCCAGGTGACGGGCGAGATGCGGCTCGCGGGCCTCTCGGGGCCGGTGACGGTCACGCGCGACGCGTGGGGGGTGCCGCATATCCGGGCCGAGGCGTCGGACGAGGACGCGATCTTCGCGCTGGGCTTCACCCACTGGCAGGACCGGGCGTGGCAGATGGACTTTCAGCGCCGGGTGACCCAGGGGCGGCTCTCGGAGGTGCTGGGCGAGGCGGCCCTCTCGCAAGACCGCTTTCTGCGGACGTGGGGCTTTTACCGGGCGGCGCAGTCGGCCCTCCCCGCCCTGTCGGAGCGCTCTCGGCGGATGATTCGGGCGTACACGGCGGGCGTGAACGCGGCGATGCGGCAGGGGAAGGTGGCCCCCGAATTCCGGATTCTGGGCTATGCGCCCGAGCCCTGGACCGAGGTGGACGCCATCGCCTGGAGCAAGCTGATGGCCTACGACCTCGGCGGCAACTGGGACGAGGAACTGCTCGCGGCGCGGGTGCAGGAGAAGCTCGGGGAGGGCAGCCTGGACGCTATCCGGCCCCCCTACCCCCAGGGCGCGACCACCATCCTGAGCGGGAACGAGGTGGGCGAGGAGAACGCGGCCCCGGCGGGCGCGAGCGCCGTCACCCTGCCGGACGCGACCCTGGCCGCCCTGCGGACCCATCTGGAGGCGGCCCGCTCGCTGGGGATGGAGCGGGTGCCCGGCAAGGGGAGCAACAACTGGGTGATCTCCGGGAGCCGCACCCAGAGCGGCAAGCCCATCCTGGCCGACGACCCGCACCTCGCGCTCAGCAGCCCGATGCTGTGGTACCTCGCCGACCTGCGCGGGCCGACCCTGCGGGTGATCGGGGCGAGCATTCCGGGCCTCCCCAGCATCGTGATCGGCCGCAACGACCGCATCGCCTGGGGCGTGACGAACGTGAACCCCGACGTGCAGGACCTCTACGTGGAATCGGCGTCGGCCCGCCTGACCGAACGCACCGAGATCATCAAGGTCAAGGGCGGCGAGGACGTGCGCCTCGTCGTGCGCGAGAGTGAGCACGGGCCGATCATCTCGGACGTGGGGGCGGGGGCGCTGGGGCCACGCGTGGCGCTGAAGTGGACCGCCCTGCAACCCGGCGACACCACCCTGGACGCCTTCCTGGGGCTGAACTACGCGCAGAATTGGCAGGACTTCCGGGCGGCGCTGCGGCCCTACGTGGCTCCCAGCCAGAGCTTCGTGTATGCCGACGTGGACGGCAACGTGGGGTATGCGGCGCCGGGACGGGTGCCCGTGCGCGAAGGCTGGGACGGCTCCCAGCCCGTGCCCGGCGACGGCTCGCGCGAGTGGCAGGGCTTCATTCCCTACGAGGAACTGCCCGCCACCCTCAACCCGCAGGACGGCCTCGTCGTGACCGCCAACAACAAGGTGCTGCCGGGCGGGGCCGATCCCCTCGGCAACATTCGCAACTGGGCCGAGCCGTACCGCGCCGAGCGCATCACCGCGCTGCTGACCGCCAAGCCGCAGGGCCTGACGCTGGACGACGTGAAGGCGGTGCAACTGGACACGGTGAGCCTGGTCTGGCGCGACCTCCAGCCCCTGCTGCTCGCCACCCAGCCGGACGGGGACCTCAGCCGGGCGGCGCTGGAGCAGTTGCGCGGTTGGAATGGGAACCAGACCACGAACAGCGTGCCCAGCACGATCTACGAGGCGTGGCTGGCCGAGTTGCAGGCGATGGCGGGGGATGAACTGGGCGACGACACCCGCCTGAACTCGCTGGCGGTGCGCGAGCAACTGCGGGAAGACGGCGAGCTGTGCCGCTCGCAGGCCACCCGCGTGGAGAATTGTGCCGACCTGCTGCGCGTCAGCCTGAAGGCGGCGGTGGACGGCCTCGCCGGGCGGCTGGGGGGCGACATGGACGGCTGGACCTATGGCCGGGTCCACACGGTCGCCAGTGACCACGTGATGGGCGAGGACGCCCGCGTCGCGTGGCTGTTCAACCACGCCGCGCCCACCCCCGGCGGCACGAACACCGTGAACGTGGCCCGCCCCGATCCCCAGACGCTGCGCCAGACGCACGGCCCGAGCTACCGCCACATCGTGGACCTGGCCGACATGAACCGCAGCCTCTATATCGGCAGCCTGGGCCAGGGGGGCAACCCGCTGGGCGAGCACGTCAGCGACCAGCAGGGCAAGTGGGCCTCGGGCGAGTACCTCCCCATGAGCACCGACGAGGGGGACTGGGGCCGCACGGTGACGCTGACGTTGCAGCCGGGCGAATAACACTCCCAGAGCGGCGGCGGAGTGGCGCTTCAGTCCGCCGCTGCCCCTTGCAGCCTCCCGGTAAAGGGGCAGACGGCCTCCACTCGTTCCTCCTGCCACGCGGGGGGCTGGGGAAAGAAGCCGGGCCGTTCCTCCCGGTCGGTGTACTGGCGGTGCCACACCGGGGTGGTCGCGGGCGAGAGGGGCGGAATCAGCCACGACCAGCGGCCCCGCACCGCTCGCCCGGCCCGCTCCTCCTCGGCCTCGAAGCGGACGAATTGCCGGGTGACCGCGTGGTGGTCGGTGATGCGGACCCCCGCCCGGTCAAAGGAGTGCAGCACCGCCACATTCAGTTCCACCAGCGCCCGGTCCCGCCACAGCCGCCGGGGCGAGAGGTCCAGCCCCAGCGCCCGCGCCACCCCCGGAAGGGCGTCGTAGCGCCCCTCGTCCGCGAGGTTGCGGGCGGCGATCTCGGTCTGGAGGTACCAGCCGTTGAAGGGGGCGGCGGGAAAGCTCAGGCCCCCGACCTCCAGCGTCATGTTGCTCAGGACCGGGAGGGCGAACCAGCGCAGCCCCAGCTCGCCCACGCCGGGGCAGTCGGGGTGGGTGATGGGCACCTGACAGGTCGCGTCCCCCGGCAGGCAGTAGAGCTGCACCCGGCCCCGGCCCTCGATGGCGAGCGGCAGCACATCAAAAGCGGTGCCGGGGCCACCCGCCCACCCCAGGCGACGCAGGTGCCCCGTGAGGGGCACGTTCTGCGGGTCGCCCACCACCGTACCGTCTGGCTGGCGGTAGCCTGCGTAGCGCAGCAGTTGGTCGTTGTGAACGCGCACGCCGGGACCGAAGATGCTGATAACCGGCCGGATGCGCCCACCCCCCAGCGCGTCGTGCAGGTGCGCCATGAGGTAGGCGAACACGTCGTCGGGGTGGGTGACGTGCCGCAGGTCGCGCACCTCCAGCGCCCGCCAGGGCAATCGGCCCACGCAGCGGCTGCTGTTCCGCCACGCCACCCGCGCCCCGTGCGCGAGTTCCGCCGTGCGGAGGGTGTACGCCCCCGTGCGGGCCACCTCCGCCTGGACCTCGGCCAGCCGCGCCTCCCGCTCGCGGGGACCGTGCCCGTGCTCGTCGGCATAGAGGCGCAGGAAGCGTTCGGCCTCGGCCAGCAGCGCGTCCGGGGCCGGTCCAGTCGGCGGGGAGACAGCGGCGGCAGACATGGCCCCATGCTGCGGCCCCCGCCTCCCGCCGAATGTCCCCGCCCAAGTGGCTGGCGGCTCCGGTTCCGCGCATCCGAGAAAGGCACCCGAATGCTCTCCACCTTCGCCGCCAGCCACTCCCTGCTTCTCGCTTCGCTCGGGGTGATGACCGAATCATCACCCGCCAGCTCCTTACCCCTCCTCGCCCTGCAAGGTCAGCACCAGCCGCCGCGCTCCCCCGTCGTCCCGGTGCTCGCACAGGTAGATCCCCTGCCACGTCCCCAGCGCCAGCCGCCCCGCGCGTACGGGCAGGGTCAGGGACGGCCCCAGCAGGCTGGCCTTGATGTGCGCGGCCATGTCGTCGGGGCCTTCCAGGGTGTGCTCGAACTCCGGCCAGCCGTCGGGCACGAGATGATTGAAGTACCGCTCGAAGTCCCGCCGCACGTCCGGCGAGGCGTTCTCGTTCAGGGCGAGGCTGGCCGAGGTGTGCTGAACGAAGACGTGCAGGAGGCCCGCCCGCACCCGTGCGAGTTCGGGCACGGCGGCGACGACCTCGCGGGTGACCAGGTGAAAGCCGCGCGGGAGGGGGCGGAGGCGCAGGTCGTGTTGGGCCCACATGCCCGCAGCGTAGCCGTTGCCTGTGGCCCGGCGCTCATGGCCCGGCCCTAGCCTGAACCCCACCCCATGCGACGCCTTCTCATCCCCCTGCTGTCCACTGCCCTGATGACTGCCCCTGCCGAAGCCCAGAGCGTGCCCCGTTCCTCGCTGGTGCTGCCCGTCACGGTGCCGCTCTCCGGCGTGCAGGCGGCGGCCAATGCCCGTGTTCCGGCCGAGTTCGCCCGGCTGGACGAGACGCGGCCCCTCGCGGGCGGGCTGCTCACCGTGCGGCTCACGGGCACGGTGACGCGCACCGGGCACGTGCGGGTGGGGGCCGCGCCGCAGGGAGACGCCCTGATCGTGCGCGTGCCGCTGCGGGCCGCCTTCCGTGCCGAGGGGCAGGGCCTGGGATCGGCGCTGGGTCGCGACTTCGGCGGCGAGGCGACCGTGAGCCTGCGCCTGACGCCCACCCTCGGGGCCGACTGGCAGGCCGGGGTGAAGGTCGCGGGGACGGTGGAGTGGACCGACCCCCTGAACGTGGAGCTGACGCCCGGCGTGCGGGTCAGCGTGCAGTCGCTGGTGGACGGGCAGGTGCGGGCGGCGCTGGACCGCGTGACTGCCGACATCGAGCGGGCGGTGCGCGAGGGGGCCGACCTGCGGGACCGGGCCGGGGCGCTGTGGGCACGGGCGGGGCAGCCCTGGACGCTCCCCACGCCTGAACCCGCCTACGCCCGCGTGACGCCGCGCACCCTGACCGTCAGC from the Deinococcus sp. NW-56 genome contains:
- the priA gene encoding primosomal protein N', encoding MLPAPTLPPVPWRVALPLPVPALDFAAPHGFGGAVPVGCRVLVPWRGGLSVGLVVGAGEGGAGSSRLREAVHLLDDEDGPWVPPATVEAVTAWAREARLPAGLVWSDLLGVGWEVRLDHRVRAVPDADLGAFGSHVPGTAWTDAADYSPPLLDAIREQGLLEEAFRPRPRLRGVVRARPLGEVPPAARTVTVLRASAEPPPTLTPKGREAWAWLAGHGPQPTLAAWARGAGVSGGVVNGVLNAGGAFYAAEQAPPPPAWTWLHDHGPVDSLSAWASLASADGVGLTPTAAGTLALRGWADTVQEVAPPPTLAPPVPAPSPADPDRLPESAAWRLHGGRPASRFRTLAPRIARLLEQGRGVLVLAPDHATLRRAWEGLSGLAAAAGTRAVQVSGALTPEEREHTWHLIRTGAARLVVGSYLALVTPLEDPALIVVLEEGSDAYKLQSGSRAFVPDVAARVATCHDAALALVGVAPAAESVPLPGAVLPPPRLRLHVVDYANPPEQPELGPLSSVHLTPGDLGYPLSHDLVRLLRQVQERGRQAALLAPRRGYSALLRCPSCDHTPGCRNCDVPLRFHQGTRQLTCHQCGYHEPVPDRCDECGEQMWKARGPGTEWIAAEVARLVPGLPVYRCDRDRQDDLSPLHAGEGGVVVGTQLLLSGEAPPNLALIGVTLADTWLNVSDFRASERYHRLLRQLGEWHVTRPPLLVVQTFQAQHPALRVMVDGKDALAYPAAEERARKALGYPPHARLAQVEVAAREARRAKEVAAEVFDALHGAGATEGEVLGPAPSPVARLRGVYPYHLLLRARNDTRLSELLATLDRPWRARVRVDVNPRGGL
- a CDS encoding DMT family transporter, with the translated sequence MPTPARSGLLLALLAALSFATLGIWGKLAGEVELGTFEVLAWRFGLVAAVLLPFAGRGMTLRERGPLLGAGVVYVLATFCYFGALGRITAGATGLLLYLAPAFVILFGWLAGRRPDAARLGAVALAALGLGLVVGLPGAGDRDPLGLALGAGAGALYAAYLLASEHWLRGVTPLAATGHLALVGAVAFGGLAGARGELGVPDTAAQWGVVLGMAVLPTLIAVPALYGAVARLGAARASLLGTLEPLFTVGLAFLVLGEPLRPAMLLGGALILAGAALAQKPEPITASAPSPAPSPLS
- a CDS encoding flagellar assembly protein T N-terminal domain-containing protein yields the protein MAFAATQAEQSVQVQGQAPFTGNVAAARQAAINDAVRAAIEQVLGAYISTSSTLRSTDEFEQFQQRLMKRSDGFGRVTQVLAEGPQGSLYTVTVRVAVARPSLEQELKAFLAQKGDPRIIVAIPEVILRRVVPDPAAETEVQRALIAAGYRVVDLKQTEQNALRDVLRGGSLSSQALGDLATRFGADLLITGEAFAEEYGTVLSQRAYTSRLELKIVDLATGQIIFSDAFTGTGTAPTDAVAGKAALQNVAKTAVPALPAALLGWLSGSGKAAGRTFSVRLVGVPSFRALNDTLASLRASAGVAAALNRHFDAAGAQVEVEYSGSPEDLAGLLEDLGLSVTGLSAGEITVSYR
- a CDS encoding penicillin acylase family protein, whose amino-acid sequence is MRLMGRVGRGLLWVVLVVLLLALAAVLWLRGTSRPQVTGEMRLAGLSGPVTVTRDAWGVPHIRAEASDEDAIFALGFTHWQDRAWQMDFQRRVTQGRLSEVLGEAALSQDRFLRTWGFYRAAQSALPALSERSRRMIRAYTAGVNAAMRQGKVAPEFRILGYAPEPWTEVDAIAWSKLMAYDLGGNWDEELLAARVQEKLGEGSLDAIRPPYPQGATTILSGNEVGEENAAPAGASAVTLPDATLAALRTHLEAARSLGMERVPGKGSNNWVISGSRTQSGKPILADDPHLALSSPMLWYLADLRGPTLRVIGASIPGLPSIVIGRNDRIAWGVTNVNPDVQDLYVESASARLTERTEIIKVKGGEDVRLVVRESEHGPIISDVGAGALGPRVALKWTALQPGDTTLDAFLGLNYAQNWQDFRAALRPYVAPSQSFVYADVDGNVGYAAPGRVPVREGWDGSQPVPGDGSREWQGFIPYEELPATLNPQDGLVVTANNKVLPGGADPLGNIRNWAEPYRAERITALLTAKPQGLTLDDVKAVQLDTVSLVWRDLQPLLLATQPDGDLSRAALEQLRGWNGNQTTNSVPSTIYEAWLAELQAMAGDELGDDTRLNSLAVREQLREDGELCRSQATRVENCADLLRVSLKAAVDGLAGRLGGDMDGWTYGRVHTVASDHVMGEDARVAWLFNHAAPTPGGTNTVNVARPDPQTLRQTHGPSYRHIVDLADMNRSLYIGSLGQGGNPLGEHVSDQQGKWASGEYLPMSTDEGDWGRTVTLTLQPGE
- a CDS encoding secondary thiamine-phosphate synthase enzyme YjbQ, encoding MWAQHDLRLRPLPRGFHLVTREVVAAVPELARVRAGLLHVFVQHTSASLALNENASPDVRRDFERYFNHLVPDGWPEFEHTLEGPDDMAAHIKASLLGPSLTLPVRAGRLALGTWQGIYLCEHRDDGGARRLVLTLQGEEG
- a CDS encoding nitric oxide synthase oxygenase; the encoded protein is MSAAAVSPPTGPAPDALLAEAERFLRLYADEHGHGPREREARLAEVQAEVARTGAYTLRTAELAHGARVAWRNSSRCVGRLPWRALEVRDLRHVTHPDDVFAYLMAHLHDALGGGRIRPVISIFGPGVRVHNDQLLRYAGYRQPDGTVVGDPQNVPLTGHLRRLGWAGGPGTAFDVLPLAIEGRGRVQLYCLPGDATCQVPITHPDCPGVGELGLRWFALPVLSNMTLEVGGLSFPAAPFNGWYLQTEIAARNLADEGRYDALPGVARALGLDLSPRRLWRDRALVELNVAVLHSFDRAGVRITDHHAVTRQFVRFEAEEERAGRAVRGRWSWLIPPLSPATTPVWHRQYTDREERPGFFPQPPAWQEERVEAVCPFTGRLQGAAAD